A region of Streptomyces sp. NBC_01788 DNA encodes the following proteins:
- a CDS encoding ParB/Srx family N-terminal domain-containing protein, protein MRFGSPSRRASALGVALAVSGAGVAALAPAAAAAPGAPGTRPSFCGHDNRSTPFSRYLCAQPGDLLDVRVGDVHPTQPSLGYDEVYYKLGRYTLGKDAVNKKFDDWCEADGRSTSATIATGARLDDPSSFTCELPVGAETADSVAAMKTVVIGPGGEPFLTDGHHTLTSFYETPDGGPDLHVRLRVQANLSNLPRQAFWDEMKAHKWVYLRDPEGKQVTVNKLPTGVGLANFTDDRYRSLLYFGRDIGYAQNGLPFQEFYWGSWVRDAKPIDLAGWNPNDLDNYLATVRSLTGTMTALPKGTVVDSGFTAAELGALDRWNDGSAATKGEFNKLSKPYSDTKPGKLAYTLEYKRLHGLG, encoded by the coding sequence ATGCGCTTCGGATCTCCGTCCCGCCGGGCCTCGGCCCTCGGAGTGGCCCTCGCCGTCTCCGGGGCCGGCGTCGCCGCACTGGCGCCGGCCGCCGCGGCCGCACCCGGTGCTCCGGGCACCCGTCCGTCGTTCTGCGGCCACGACAACCGGAGCACGCCGTTCTCGCGGTACCTCTGCGCCCAGCCCGGTGACCTGCTCGACGTCCGCGTCGGCGACGTGCACCCGACCCAGCCGTCGCTCGGCTACGACGAGGTGTACTACAAGCTGGGCCGCTACACCCTCGGCAAGGACGCGGTCAACAAGAAGTTCGACGACTGGTGCGAGGCCGACGGCCGGTCAACCTCGGCAACCATTGCCACCGGAGCACGACTTGACGACCCGTCGTCGTTCACGTGCGAACTCCCTGTCGGGGCGGAGACGGCGGACAGCGTGGCCGCCATGAAGACCGTCGTCATCGGACCCGGCGGCGAACCGTTCCTCACCGACGGGCACCACACGCTCACCTCCTTCTACGAGACCCCCGACGGCGGGCCCGACCTGCACGTCCGGCTGCGGGTGCAGGCCAACCTGAGCAACCTGCCCCGCCAGGCCTTCTGGGACGAGATGAAGGCGCACAAGTGGGTGTACCTGCGCGACCCCGAGGGCAAGCAGGTCACGGTGAACAAGCTGCCCACCGGCGTGGGCCTGGCCAACTTCACCGACGACAGGTACCGCAGCCTGCTCTACTTCGGCCGCGACATCGGCTACGCGCAGAACGGCCTGCCGTTCCAGGAGTTCTACTGGGGCAGCTGGGTCCGGGACGCCAAGCCGATCGACCTGGCCGGCTGGAACCCGAACGACCTCGACAACTACCTGGCCACCGTCAGATCCCTGACCGGGACGATGACGGCGCTGCCCAAGGGCACGGTCGTCGACAGTGGCTTCACCGCCGCCGAACTCGGCGCGCTGGACCGGTGGAACGACGGCAGCGCGGCCACCAAGGGAGAGTTCAACAAGCTGAGCAAGCCGTACTCCGACACCAAGCCCGGCAAGCTCGCCTACACACTGGAGTACAAGCGGCTGCACGGCCTGGGCTGA